From Varibaculum massiliense, a single genomic window includes:
- a CDS encoding TorD/DmsD family molecular chaperone, whose product MELKVLDSFAAAFSVLGALHLKPPSSSVVKEFLSLSSQWPLPLTPQGEEALTELRSSFPDDPSEEDIYQLWADQNQLYGITGSAQLSPFESVQRGEDGLVFDQETIEVRHYYGAMGFQAPHLGKEPDDHIGLEMDFLSKCLLKAADDFAAGQEAGAKQALGVAREFSCEHLLCWGPDFFAEGARLAKTPWLRGISILAGQTLSEWQQALLDAGYKLVIAPRQRQSRQGDSLGAVPVELTRRPH is encoded by the coding sequence ATGGAGCTCAAAGTACTAGATTCTTTCGCCGCTGCTTTTTCTGTCCTGGGAGCGCTGCATCTAAAGCCTCCCAGCAGCTCGGTAGTTAAGGAATTTTTATCCCTATCTAGCCAGTGGCCGCTACCGTTGACTCCTCAGGGTGAGGAGGCGCTAACAGAGTTGCGTTCCTCCTTCCCCGATGATCCTTCTGAAGAGGATATATACCAGCTATGGGCGGATCAAAACCAGCTTTACGGAATCACCGGTAGCGCCCAGCTTTCCCCCTTTGAATCGGTGCAGCGAGGCGAGGATGGTCTAGTTTTCGATCAAGAAACCATTGAAGTTCGCCACTACTATGGGGCGATGGGGTTCCAAGCTCCCCACTTGGGCAAGGAACCCGATGATCATATTGGTCTGGAAATGGACTTTTTAAGTAAATGCTTGTTGAAAGCCGCCGATGATTTTGCTGCCGGTCAAGAGGCAGGGGCAAAACAGGCTCTGGGAGTTGCCCGCGAGTTTAGCTGTGAGCATCTTTTATGCTGGGGTCCTGATTTCTTTGCTGAGGGGGCACGGCTGGCGAAAACTCCCTGGCTACGTGGAATATCTATACTAGCTGGGCAGACCCTTTCTGAGTGGCAGCAGGCGCTCCTAGATGCCGGATATAAACTGGTAATAGCTCCCCGGCAACGCCAATCCCGCCAAGGGGATTCCTTAGGCGCTGTCCCTGTAGAACTTACCCGCCGTCCTCACTAA
- a CDS encoding DMSO/selenate family reductase complex A subunit translates to MRAVQPANTRPSRRTFLKWSAIAGSTTGLVACSTPSPYSPDKNGKLVANGTGRTDVDKTVWSACTVNCGSRCPVRLQVKDGRVVRVLPDNTGNDELGSQQVRACPRGRSIRHRIYNPDRLKKPMKRKPGTKRGEGQWVEISWKQALDEIAEKMKALKAKYGNECFYIQYGTGVLGSTMACSWPPEASPMARMLSLYGGYLDHYSDYSTTNITQAYPYFYGEWVAGNSFDDAANSKLQVMFGNNPLETRMSGGGQTFVTQATKRKSGVKTIVIDPRYSETSVALGDEWVALRPGTDAALIAGMIYVMVEENLHDQAFLDKYCLGFDEDHLPEGAPANASYLAYLQGKGKDKTVKNPEWAARVTGVPADEIRRLAREIALAKPCTITQGWGPQRHANGESIARAVFLLACVTGNIGIKGGGTGGREGGQSLPITQTFNTEVANPSEKIISVFSWLDAIDHGPKMDTFNAGVGVKPEPGVRALKVPVDDNGNPTNTKLEVPIKAVFAYGSNSVVNQTGDNNKSVEILQDDTKCELIVTCDIMHTVSARYSDYLLPGTSTSEESDYHHGENATPMAYGIVSEQAIKPLYECKSIFDICTELADRLGVKDKFTGGKTREQWLKEIVETGRAEDPTLPTYEEWKKVGIVRRNLGSSIPLEDFRKAPQANPLKTPSGKIEIYSQRLENMAKKWTFGDFRPRLDGDEICPIPAHLSTWEGAEDAATNKKYPLQVIGHHFKARTHSSYGNVDWLKEAHIQTVWMNPKDAEERGIKNDDLVFVYNERGTLRLPAKVTTRIVPGTISVPQGAWYDPQPASEVTPPAGANPKKPVDVAGSVNTLSSLHPTPIAKGMGVHTILAQVVKA, encoded by the coding sequence ATGCGAGCGGTGCAACCGGCGAATACCCGTCCTTCTCGACGTACCTTCTTAAAATGGTCGGCAATAGCTGGCAGTACTACCGGACTGGTTGCCTGCTCCACCCCCTCGCCCTACTCCCCCGACAAGAACGGAAAACTGGTGGCTAACGGCACCGGACGTACCGATGTAGATAAAACCGTCTGGTCGGCTTGCACCGTTAACTGCGGTTCGCGTTGCCCGGTGCGCCTGCAGGTAAAAGACGGTCGGGTGGTGCGGGTATTGCCCGATAACACCGGTAACGATGAACTGGGCAGCCAGCAGGTGCGTGCCTGTCCGCGCGGACGCTCCATCCGCCACCGGATTTACAATCCTGATCGCTTAAAAAAGCCTATGAAACGCAAACCCGGCACTAAGCGCGGGGAAGGCCAGTGGGTGGAAATTTCCTGGAAACAAGCCCTCGATGAAATTGCCGAAAAGATGAAGGCTCTGAAGGCCAAGTACGGAAACGAGTGTTTCTATATTCAATACGGCACCGGAGTTTTGGGTTCCACTATGGCTTGCTCTTGGCCGCCTGAAGCCAGCCCGATGGCGCGGATGCTTTCCCTCTACGGCGGATATTTGGACCACTATTCTGACTATTCCACCACTAATATCACTCAGGCGTATCCCTATTTCTATGGTGAATGGGTCGCCGGGAACAGCTTTGATGATGCGGCGAACTCCAAGCTGCAGGTAATGTTTGGTAACAACCCCTTAGAGACCCGAATGTCTGGTGGGGGGCAAACCTTCGTCACCCAAGCTACGAAACGTAAATCCGGAGTAAAAACCATTGTTATCGATCCTCGCTATTCGGAAACCTCGGTAGCACTCGGAGACGAGTGGGTGGCGCTGCGTCCCGGCACAGATGCGGCCCTAATCGCGGGCATGATTTACGTGATGGTCGAAGAAAACCTGCACGACCAGGCATTCTTAGATAAATACTGCCTAGGTTTTGACGAGGATCACTTGCCCGAGGGCGCCCCCGCGAACGCCTCCTATCTGGCTTACTTACAGGGCAAGGGCAAAGATAAAACGGTTAAAAACCCCGAGTGGGCAGCCAGAGTTACTGGCGTGCCTGCGGATGAGATTCGTCGCCTCGCCCGGGAAATCGCTTTGGCTAAACCCTGCACCATTACCCAAGGCTGGGGGCCGCAGCGGCACGCTAACGGGGAAAGCATTGCCCGCGCAGTTTTCCTGCTCGCCTGCGTAACCGGGAATATCGGTATTAAGGGCGGGGGCACCGGTGGGCGCGAGGGCGGACAATCCCTACCGATTACCCAGACTTTCAACACCGAAGTAGCGAACCCTTCGGAGAAAATTATCTCCGTTTTCAGCTGGCTAGATGCTATTGACCACGGTCCGAAGATGGACACATTTAACGCCGGAGTGGGAGTCAAACCAGAGCCGGGCGTGCGCGCCTTGAAAGTACCGGTAGACGACAACGGAAATCCCACCAACACCAAGTTAGAAGTTCCGATTAAGGCAGTTTTTGCTTACGGGTCAAACTCAGTCGTGAACCAAACTGGGGATAACAATAAATCGGTAGAGATTCTGCAGGACGACACCAAGTGTGAACTCATTGTTACCTGCGACATTATGCATACGGTCAGTGCCCGATATTCAGATTATCTGCTGCCCGGTACTTCTACCTCGGAGGAATCTGACTACCACCACGGCGAGAACGCTACCCCGATGGCCTACGGGATTGTTTCCGAGCAAGCTATCAAACCACTCTATGAATGTAAATCTATTTTCGATATTTGCACCGAGTTGGCCGATCGCCTCGGGGTTAAAGACAAGTTCACCGGGGGTAAGACCCGCGAGCAATGGCTGAAAGAAATCGTGGAGACCGGTCGCGCTGAGGATCCCACCCTACCTACTTATGAAGAGTGGAAGAAAGTGGGGATTGTTCGCCGTAACCTGGGATCTAGTATCCCCTTGGAAGACTTCCGTAAAGCCCCGCAGGCGAATCCGCTGAAGACTCCCAGCGGCAAGATCGAAATTTACTCCCAACGTCTAGAGAACATGGCGAAAAAATGGACGTTCGGAGATTTTCGTCCCCGCCTAGACGGAGACGAAATCTGCCCCATCCCCGCGCACCTGTCTACCTGGGAGGGTGCCGAGGATGCTGCCACGAATAAGAAGTATCCCCTGCAGGTGATCGGTCATCACTTCAAGGCACGGACTCACTCCAGTTACGGCAATGTGGATTGGCTGAAAGAAGCCCATATTCAGACCGTATGGATGAATCCGAAGGATGCTGAGGAACGCGGGATTAAGAACGATGATTTGGTGTTCGTCTATAACGAACGCGGCACTTTGCGCCTACCTGCGAAGGTGACTACCCGGATTGTTCCGGGAACTATTTCGGTTCCTCAGGGCGCCTGGTATGACCCCCAGCCGGCTTCGGAGGTTACTCCCCCCGCGGGTGCAAATCCGAAGAAACCGGTGGACGTGGCCGGTTCGGTGAATACTTTAAGCTCCCTGCACCCAACTCCGATTGCTAAAGGTATGGGGGTTCATACTATTTTGGCGCAAGTGGTCAAGGCTTAG
- a CDS encoding FAD-dependent oxidoreductase codes for MAKVVVIGGGYGGITVAGGLDDVADVTLVEQKDQFVHHAAALRAAVDSVWGHTVFMPYSRLLERGKVVHGTCMRVDGRTVYVAGHDPIEADFLVLATGTTYPFPAKHMVSQASVAKARLDQTRDNLARAKRVMLVGAGTVGVEFAGELTSTYPDLKIIMVDKEPYILGTPGYLDSLRENITKQLEERGIELVLGAPLAYMPPTDVGMLSTFRVETLAGAPIEADMWFLCYGAQTSSGYLHGSYSQVMHANGTVMVDEHLRVKDMENIYAVGDITDVPESKRADAARAHARVVIANIRDQLSGRVPSTTYAPGKEWVILPLGPDGGASQLVDPDGTTRIVGPEETAEIKGTDLMVTMIRGQLHLP; via the coding sequence GTGGCTAAAGTAGTAGTCATTGGCGGCGGTTATGGAGGCATAACCGTGGCGGGTGGCCTGGATGACGTAGCGGACGTTACGCTGGTCGAACAAAAAGATCAGTTCGTACATCACGCTGCGGCGCTGAGGGCAGCGGTCGATTCCGTGTGGGGTCACACCGTGTTTATGCCTTACAGCAGGCTGCTAGAACGTGGCAAAGTTGTGCATGGTACTTGTATGCGCGTAGATGGTCGTACGGTTTATGTTGCCGGACACGATCCTATCGAGGCAGATTTCCTGGTGTTAGCGACGGGAACCACCTACCCCTTCCCGGCAAAACACATGGTTTCCCAGGCTTCGGTAGCAAAGGCTCGCCTCGATCAAACCCGCGATAACTTGGCACGGGCTAAACGTGTGATGCTGGTTGGGGCCGGCACCGTGGGCGTGGAATTTGCCGGTGAACTTACCTCCACTTACCCCGATTTGAAAATCATCATGGTGGACAAGGAACCCTATATTCTGGGCACTCCCGGATACTTGGATTCCTTGCGCGAAAACATCACCAAACAGCTAGAAGAACGCGGTATCGAACTGGTATTGGGCGCCCCCTTGGCCTATATGCCTCCTACGGATGTCGGGATGCTCTCTACCTTCCGGGTGGAAACCCTAGCAGGCGCACCTATCGAAGCCGATATGTGGTTCCTATGCTACGGGGCGCAAACTTCTTCCGGATACCTGCACGGATCATATTCCCAAGTGATGCATGCCAACGGTACGGTTATGGTAGACGAACACCTACGCGTGAAAGACATGGAAAATATTTACGCGGTTGGTGACATTACCGATGTACCAGAATCCAAGCGAGCAGATGCTGCCCGCGCCCATGCCCGCGTAGTGATTGCGAATATCCGCGATCAACTATCCGGGCGGGTTCCTTCGACAACCTATGCTCCGGGCAAGGAGTGGGTCATTTTGCCGTTAGGTCCCGATGGCGGTGCCTCGCAGCTAGTTGACCCCGACGGTACGACGCGGATTGTCGGACCGGAAGAAACCGCTGAAATCAAGGGCACCGACCTGATGGTGACCATGATTCGCGGTCAGCTTCACCTGCCCTAA
- a CDS encoding Sec-independent protein translocase family protein, which yields MFGISGSEFLVLAVIAALVLGPKNVAQGLTALRKVLTSFRGWSAKLRQETSGEFAGLTPEDLENLKVLRNLNLARYSPKQMIRETIQEEIEAWAQSASASGEVLKNAGSLNTENKD from the coding sequence ATGTTTGGGATTAGTGGAAGCGAGTTCTTGGTGCTGGCGGTGATTGCAGCCCTGGTACTAGGTCCAAAGAACGTGGCACAGGGACTAACGGCTCTGCGCAAAGTTCTCACCAGTTTTCGCGGCTGGTCAGCCAAATTGCGGCAAGAAACTTCCGGAGAATTCGCAGGGCTTACTCCTGAAGATTTAGAAAATCTAAAGGTGCTGCGAAATCTTAACCTCGCTAGATACAGTCCTAAACAAATGATTCGGGAAACTATCCAAGAAGAAATTGAAGCCTGGGCGCAATCGGCCAGCGCATCCGGGGAGGTGTTAAAAAATGCCGGCTCCTTAAATACGGAAAATAAAGATTAA
- a CDS encoding dimethyl sulfoxide reductase anchor subunit family protein — MHIGELPMIIFTTVAQMSVGAFWILGIIQLLGRRAGTEKSAIDSLTNAGMYAAGPLLLLGFFAAFFHLNDPFHAPFTLLHLGSSWLSRELISGVLYALFGLIFALTQWFNRFSRTVRDVFAALTALAGLSLVVSMCGVYYFAMTVPAWHTWFVWVSFFCSAFFTGSLAVAIALLTTWRMKLRGASEKQGEPHNVWQKLVATLRRGLFPPGKLPEGLIDLTKRSMRITTGIAAAAGLIILVSYAFFMTQLGLGSPVQQQVARNMMAHGYLIIRLVLLVITILLIALVLRNYISRTSYPQRSLVITLWVTFVLAVATELIGRGLHYEGLVRAGINTLLG, encoded by the coding sequence ATGCATATCGGCGAACTGCCCATGATTATCTTTACTACTGTCGCGCAAATGTCAGTAGGGGCGTTTTGGATTCTGGGAATTATCCAACTACTTGGACGGCGCGCGGGGACAGAGAAATCCGCGATTGACAGCCTGACCAATGCGGGAATGTACGCGGCCGGTCCCCTGCTGCTTCTGGGGTTCTTTGCGGCGTTCTTCCACCTCAATGATCCTTTCCATGCTCCTTTTACCCTGTTGCATTTGGGATCATCTTGGCTCTCCCGCGAACTGATTTCCGGGGTGCTTTACGCCCTGTTCGGTCTGATTTTTGCGCTCACCCAATGGTTTAACCGTTTCAGCCGCACGGTTCGAGATGTATTTGCAGCCCTGACCGCGCTAGCGGGTCTGTCACTGGTGGTATCGATGTGCGGGGTTTACTACTTCGCCATGACGGTTCCCGCCTGGCATACCTGGTTCGTGTGGGTTTCCTTCTTCTGCTCCGCCTTCTTTACCGGTTCCCTGGCCGTGGCCATAGCGCTGTTGACTACCTGGCGGATGAAACTGCGGGGAGCCAGCGAAAAACAAGGCGAGCCCCACAATGTCTGGCAAAAATTAGTTGCTACTTTGCGCCGCGGGCTATTCCCTCCCGGGAAACTACCGGAGGGCTTAATTGATCTAACTAAGCGCTCTATGCGGATTACCACTGGGATTGCGGCTGCTGCCGGGCTAATTATTCTCGTTTCTTACGCTTTCTTTATGACCCAGCTTGGTCTGGGTAGTCCGGTACAGCAGCAGGTTGCCCGAAATATGATGGCGCATGGTTACCTGATTATTAGGCTGGTTTTGCTGGTAATCACCATTTTATTGATTGCGTTGGTGTTGCGGAACTACATATCCCGTACCTCTTACCCCCAGCGCTCCCTGGTGATTACCCTGTGGGTCACTTTCGTCTTAGCGGTAGCTACCGAACTAATTGGACGCGGTCTGCATTACGAGGGGCTGGTACGCGCCGGTATCAACACGCTTCTGGGGTAA
- a CDS encoding DMSO/selenate family reductase complex B subunit, whose amino-acid sequence MADDAIPTPGRNNTLTEPLTKKGAKYGFVFNQNLCNGCKACQIACKDKHDLPVGMSWRRVIEYTGGSWRVNETDGTFHHNVFSYYTSIACNHCEDPICVQVCPTTAMTRREDGTVYVDQSKCVGCRYCQWACPYGAPQLDARSGHMSKCDLCYDYRSQGQNPACVDACPTRALGWGPIEALRKEFGQEAGIAPLPDPSITHPHLVIRPHRDAQEWDKGSGIIQSPKEI is encoded by the coding sequence ATGGCCGACGATGCGATTCCTACTCCCGGCAGGAATAACACTTTAACCGAGCCTTTAACTAAGAAGGGCGCTAAATACGGTTTCGTGTTTAACCAAAACCTTTGCAATGGTTGCAAGGCCTGCCAAATCGCTTGTAAAGATAAACACGATTTACCGGTGGGAATGTCCTGGCGGCGGGTGATCGAATATACCGGTGGTTCCTGGAGAGTAAATGAAACTGACGGAACTTTCCACCACAATGTTTTCAGTTACTACACCTCTATCGCCTGCAACCACTGCGAAGATCCTATATGTGTGCAAGTGTGTCCCACCACCGCCATGACCCGGCGCGAAGACGGCACCGTCTATGTGGATCAATCTAAATGCGTGGGTTGCCGCTATTGCCAGTGGGCTTGCCCCTACGGCGCTCCCCAATTGGACGCCCGCAGCGGTCACATGTCGAAATGCGATTTGTGCTATGACTATCGCAGCCAGGGGCAAAACCCGGCGTGCGTAGATGCTTGTCCCACTCGCGCCCTCGGTTGGGGACCGATCGAAGCTCTACGTAAAGAGTTTGGTCAGGAAGCCGGAATCGCTCCTCTCCCCGATCCTTCGATTACTCATCCACATCTGGTAATCAGACCGCACCGCGATGCCCAGGAATGGGATAAGGGCTCCGGCATTATCCAAAGTCCCAAAGAGATATAA
- a CDS encoding nucleoside triphosphate pyrophosphohydrolase family protein, whose translation MINEDAGAQPIENPELKHQIPDPHRPEDLVRQFHQVYGLPIQHDQAEVDRERVHMRMRLIYEEVSELTGAVYGEQARRLLEKTISSLPDDGTRDTIETADALADLVYVIYGMALECGISLPAVLREVQASNLSKLDSEGRPIYREDGKVLKGENFFPPNIKKALKTSIPE comes from the coding sequence TTGATTAACGAGGACGCGGGCGCGCAGCCAATAGAGAATCCAGAACTTAAACACCAAATTCCAGACCCGCACCGTCCGGAAGATTTAGTGCGACAGTTTCATCAAGTCTACGGTCTGCCGATTCAACATGACCAGGCGGAAGTCGATCGCGAGCGGGTACACATGCGGATGCGTTTAATCTACGAGGAAGTTAGTGAACTTACCGGCGCGGTTTATGGGGAGCAGGCACGCCGCCTCTTGGAAAAAACTATTTCTTCTTTGCCCGATGACGGCACCCGCGACACTATCGAAACCGCCGATGCTCTCGCAGATTTGGTCTACGTAATCTATGGAATGGCTCTGGAATGCGGGATTTCGCTGCCGGCAGTCCTGCGGGAAGTGCAGGCCTCGAACCTATCGAAATTGGACTCAGAGGGCAGACCGATTTATCGCGAGGATGGAAAAGTACTCAAGGGGGAAAATTTCTTTCCTCCGAACATCAAAAAAGCGTTAAAAACTTCTATTCCTGAGTAG
- a CDS encoding HAD family hydrolase codes for MKAVEGEKRKAMGKHYYQTVIFDMDGTLTDSVPLITQGVQAVISHYHLSAQTPQQLKRFVGPPLRIGFKKYLDLPEGTLDEAVEVYRRFYRPRMTQVPLFAGITELLQKLHAKGMKIAVASSKLEELVREIARGTGMSPYLDCIAGTQEKSGTSAENPRDVASPLTRRGKEGVIRYALDQLGMENSLEQVVMVGDREDDYQAAKNIGIAVIGVSWGAGNREEFPGAPWVTSVAELKATLLAK; via the coding sequence GTGAAAGCAGTTGAAGGGGAGAAACGCAAAGCGATGGGGAAACATTATTACCAAACCGTGATTTTCGACATGGATGGCACCTTGACCGATTCCGTTCCCCTAATTACTCAGGGCGTGCAAGCGGTTATTTCCCACTACCACTTGAGCGCGCAAACCCCACAGCAGCTGAAACGGTTTGTCGGACCGCCGCTGCGAATTGGTTTCAAAAAATATCTGGATTTGCCGGAAGGTACCTTAGATGAAGCGGTAGAGGTTTATCGGCGATTTTACCGTCCGCGGATGACCCAGGTGCCACTATTTGCGGGCATAACAGAATTGCTGCAAAAACTGCACGCCAAGGGGATGAAAATCGCGGTAGCCTCCTCGAAACTGGAGGAACTAGTGCGCGAAATTGCGCGGGGAACCGGAATGAGTCCCTACCTAGATTGCATTGCCGGAACCCAAGAGAAAAGTGGAACCAGCGCCGAGAATCCCCGCGATGTTGCCAGTCCGCTAACTCGCCGCGGTAAAGAGGGAGTTATTCGTTACGCCCTAGATCAGTTGGGAATGGAAAATTCGCTAGAGCAAGTAGTGATGGTGGGAGACCGGGAAGACGACTATCAGGCGGCAAAAAATATCGGTATTGCAGTAATCGGGGTTTCTTGGGGAGCTGGTAACCGAGAGGAATTCCCGGGGGCGCCTTGGGTAACTTCGGTAGCAGAACTAAAAGCGACTTTGCTTGCAAAGTAA
- a CDS encoding alpha/beta fold hydrolase, whose translation MEKMLSLADGRSLCLEEFGNSADPLMIHIEGHGAQLVSVPESYCQRLAGAGFYVIRFDNRDVGRSSRTPYPYDLRDMAADVAAMIRYYGQAAVVTGRSMGGAIAQLLALDYPQLVCGLGLFFTYAKNSSQLVKPVREVPFSNRDQFLAWHFRQISEIAGSKYPWEEKQLPDLVAGCWRRGFSWEGLERQRQALERTVPWAQRLGEIQVPVSIVHGEEDPVIPPAAGKELHRLIKHSRLHLVPGMGHQQPAAANDLFIKATLEAAGIPGEAS comes from the coding sequence ATGGAAAAAATGCTTTCCTTAGCTGACGGAAGAAGTCTCTGCCTAGAGGAATTCGGGAATTCGGCAGATCCCCTGATGATTCATATCGAAGGACACGGGGCGCAGCTGGTTTCGGTTCCTGAGAGCTACTGTCAGCGTCTAGCCGGTGCGGGTTTTTACGTAATTAGGTTTGATAATCGGGACGTAGGGCGCTCCTCGCGCACCCCCTATCCTTACGATTTACGGGATATGGCTGCGGATGTGGCAGCTATGATTCGCTACTACGGGCAGGCAGCAGTGGTTACCGGGCGTTCTATGGGTGGGGCAATCGCCCAGCTGCTAGCTTTGGATTATCCGCAGCTAGTTTGCGGACTGGGGTTGTTTTTTACCTACGCGAAAAATAGCAGCCAGCTAGTAAAGCCGGTGCGGGAAGTGCCTTTTTCGAACCGCGACCAGTTCCTAGCCTGGCACTTTCGCCAGATATCCGAGATTGCGGGCTCCAAATACCCCTGGGAGGAAAAACAGCTACCGGATTTGGTGGCAGGTTGCTGGCGTCGCGGTTTTAGCTGGGAAGGATTAGAACGGCAGCGGCAAGCACTGGAACGAACCGTGCCTTGGGCTCAGCGGCTAGGAGAAATCCAAGTGCCGGTATCAATCGTCCATGGAGAGGAAGACCCAGTAATCCCGCCTGCTGCCGGGAAAGAGCTACACCGCCTGATTAAGCATTCTCGGTTGCATCTAGTTCCGGGAATGGGACACCAACAGCCAGCAGCAGCCAATGATCTGTTTATTAAAGCAACACTTGAGGCCGCAGGAATACCCGGAGAAGCCAGCTAA